Part of the Pseudobdellovibrionaceae bacterium genome is shown below.
GTTCAGAAGAGCCAAAAAATCAAGCAGATGAACAAGTTTCCGTTGAAGCTCGAGTCGAAACGAGTGACCAAAACGCCAGCCACTGTAGTAGGAAAGGCCCCAGAAAAAATCACTGAGGTCAAAAACGTAGGGGCCCTCGGGGTATTGGGAACTCTCGGAAAAACACCTACGCAGACAACAACGCCCGTGGTGATTAACCCGAGCCCGAACGCTGGTGGTTTGCCTAACCCAAGCTCAAAGGGAGTGATGGGGCTACTTAAGTCAAAAGGTGGTAAATTAGCTGCCGGCGGTACGGGCCAGGCCGTTAAAACTAAAGGTCTCGGTTTTGGGACAGGGACCGGCTACGGTGTGCAGGGTAAGCGAGGTGTTGCCGGCAGTCGGCAGGTGGCGGGCCAGGTGATCGGGTCTCCTAAACTTATGGAGCTTAAGCGCACAGAGGGTTTGACTCGAAAACAAGTGATGGACGTTGTGAATAAGTATGTGGGTGAAATTCAGCAATGTTATGAGCAAGCGCTTCTTAGTGATCCCGGGCTTCGGGGTCGGGTGGAGTATGAATGGCTGATCACGCCCGGTGGACAAGTTAAAACCATCAAGGTTGTGAGCTCAGAAATGCGCGGCGGAGGCTCTTTGAACTCCTGTGTGTTTAAGGTGTTTAAGGGCATGAAGTTTCCAAAAGCCAGAAATGGCCAAGAGACGGTTCCCCGCATTGGATTCCCATTTGGAAGGCTCTAATCGACCTAGACTTTGGTGGGGTTACTCAAAGTCGAGCTAGTCTAGAAAAAACAAAGTCAGTAACATGATGGAAGACCTTAAAGGAGACCGTCATGTTACAAGATCTAGCGGAAAAGTTTCAGGCCGGTGGGCCATTTATGTGGCCGATTTTATTATGTTCAGGTTTGGGATTGGCAATTATGATAGAACGATGGTTGGTGTTGAGAGCCGCAACCAACGTGAGCAAAGAAGAGCTGCTAGATCGACTGAATAGTTACATTCTAAAAGGTGACTTGGTTAAAGCTGTTCGAACCGTATCAAAAACATCAACTCCTTTAACAAATATCGTACATTCGGGCCTAGTGACGGTGGCTAACGGTGGAACGTCAGAAGACGTTCAAACCTCAATGGATGCCGTAGCGCTTAGAGAAATACCGCGCCTAGAAAAGCGGATTGGGCTTCTGGCCACGCTCTCAAACATTGCCACGCTGCTGGGGCTACTCGGTACAGTAACAGGTCTTATTGGTGCCTTCGCGGCGGTTGCAAAAGTAGCAGCTGACAAAAAAGCCGAAATGTTATCAAGTGCCATTGCCGAAGCGATGAACACCACAGCATTTGGTCTTATTGTGGCCATTCCGCTGCTTGCGGCATTTGGGTATTTGAACTCGAAGTCGCAAGAAGTCACAGACGATATTCATGAGACAAGTGTTTCAACATTAAATTTTATAATGGTCCACAAAGACAAGTTTAAAAGCTCATAACAATGGCTAAACAGGTAAACGAAGAACTCAACTTAACACCCTTTATTGGGCTATTTGCCATGCTGGTGGTTTTGCTGCTGGTCACGGCAGTGTGGAACCGCGTTTATGTTTTTCAAACTAACACATCGGCATCGACAGCTTCGGATTCGTCGACTCCTCCCAAAAAAGAAGTCACATTGAGTGTGACCATAATGGGTGACCGCTTGGAGATGAGTGAAGATGAAAAGGGTACGACCATTATGCATCAAAACGACGAAGTCAATAAAGAGCGGTTTATTGCAACGTTAGGGGAGTGGCGGCAGCGGTATCCAGAGAAAAAAGATGTGGTTTTAAATACAGATAACCGAGTGCCTTATTATCAGTTGATTGAAGTGTTTGATGTACTAATAGGTCATGATTGGCCCGATGTGGGAGTGAGTACGCAATAATGTCTAGAGCTAAGGGGAGCGCACGGCGCCTGCTTGTTGAACCAGGTTATCATATTAGATCTAAATATGATTTGCCCCATTTGCGAGCGCGAAAAACCGACAGTGCCGGTAAAGATTCCAACGTGGTGCTACCACTGACCTCAATGATCGACATGTTTTCAATGCTGGTGATTTTCTTGCTATTGAATTTCTCCTCGACGGGAGAAGCTTATTTTATCGCCAAAGATGTGAAGCTGCCCGAAGCCTCAAACCCCATCCCCATGGAAAGCTTGCCCCTCATCTCGATCACAAAAGACTCAGTTATTTTCGATGCCCAAAAGGTAGGGGACAACCCACTGCATGTGGAAGAAACAGATCAAGAGTTGCCGCAGTTGCGAGCCGCACTTCAAAGAATTCAAGACTTTCACAATCGCCTAGAGCCGGGTAAACCCTTCAAGGCCGGTGTGAATATCCAGGCCGACAGGTCCACGCCAGTAATTTATATTAAGCGGGTTATGAACGCCCTTATTAGCGAAGGTTGGACGGTGATTAACTTCGTCGTCAGAAAACCCGAGGGGACAGAATAGGCCTTTGCCTATTGATACTTGTAGCGCACCTTCATTTGAGCGCGTGGTAGATCTTCAACGGCTTCTTGTCGGTAATTGGTACGAAATCGCACATAGTTTTTAAGTTGATAGTCTTCGCGCCCCACAATTCGAAGCTGCCCATCATTATGAAGTTCACCCTTGATTTGCACATCATCCAAATCAATTTTATTGCGAGCTTGCGCAGAGTCTAAGTCCAGAAGCTGAACAGTGGCCAAAGTGGCCGCGAAAGTAAAAGTAAGACCTAAGAGCCTTAAAATTGTAGTCATGATTTCCCCCTCATCAGATACATCCTAAAGCTAAAGAAATGCAATTCCAGTGCCCACAAGCCACCGCCAGAAAGCCGTACGCGGCCCAGTGCTGTCTAATCTTTGGGTGGCAGCTCTCAACTCTGACAGAAGAGGGGCCAGGCAGAGGGTGCCATGTTCTAAACCAGCGACCTTCGATATAGCCGTCGCCCTTACACAAGTCTCATTTTGAAACAAATCTGATGCAAACGGATTTAAGTTTTGGGGTTCAGTTTTTGAAAAAG
Proteins encoded:
- a CDS encoding MotA/TolQ/ExbB proton channel family protein; amino-acid sequence: MLQDLAEKFQAGGPFMWPILLCSGLGLAIMIERWLVLRAATNVSKEELLDRLNSYILKGDLVKAVRTVSKTSTPLTNIVHSGLVTVANGGTSEDVQTSMDAVALREIPRLEKRIGLLATLSNIATLLGLLGTVTGLIGAFAAVAKVAADKKAEMLSSAIAEAMNTTAFGLIVAIPLLAAFGYLNSKSQEVTDDIHETSVSTLNFIMVHKDKFKSS
- a CDS encoding biopolymer transporter ExbD codes for the protein MSRAKGSARRLLVEPGYHIRSKYDLPHLRARKTDSAGKDSNVVLPLTSMIDMFSMLVIFLLLNFSSTGEAYFIAKDVKLPEASNPIPMESLPLISITKDSVIFDAQKVGDNPLHVEETDQELPQLRAALQRIQDFHNRLEPGKPFKAGVNIQADRSTPVIYIKRVMNALISEGWTVINFVVRKPEGTE
- a CDS encoding biopolymer transporter ExbD, yielding MAKQVNEELNLTPFIGLFAMLVVLLLVTAVWNRVYVFQTNTSASTASDSSTPPKKEVTLSVTIMGDRLEMSEDEKGTTIMHQNDEVNKERFIATLGEWRQRYPEKKDVVLNTDNRVPYYQLIEVFDVLIGHDWPDVGVSTQ